The genomic interval ATCTCAAGGATATCAAGTACTTGAACAGTTGGTTCTTAAAGAGAAAGCCTTGTTTATCAAAACAGATGTACGAAACGAAGCGGAAATCATCGAAATGGTTCAAACGACAAAAGCTAAATTTGGAAAAATAGATATTCTTATTAATAATGTCGGCAAAGGGATTTTCAAATCCTTTTTTGATTTATCTATTGATGAATGGGATGACGTACTAAATACGAATCTTAGAAGTGTGTTTCTTTGTTCAAGAGAAGTAGCCAAAATCATGCGTGAACAAAAGAACGGTGGCTCTATTATCAATATGTCATCTAGCAGAGCGTATATGTCTGAACCAAATACGGAAAGCTATAGCGCAAGTAAGGGTGGTATTATGGCGATTACCCATGCATTAGCAAATAGTCTTGCAGACGCTCGCATAACCGTAAATAGCATTTCACCAGGGTGGATTGAAACGAAAGATTATGAAAATCTACGAGAAATCGATCATGAACAGCATTTATCAAAAAGAGTCGGCAAACCAGAGGATATAGCAAGAGCCTGTCTGTTTTTAACAAACCCGCAAAACAACTTTATCACTGGCACAAATCTAATGGTAGATGGTGGTATGACGGTAAAAATGATTTATGAAGAATAAAGATATCATATTTTCACATTTCTATTAATAGTTGCTATCTGAAATTGATAGGAGTATAATAGCTTCCATATGATTACATTTAATTAATAATGGAGGCTTTTTAAGTGGACGTTTTACACCAGATATTATCAACCTATGCTTCATTTTTTGATTGGGAGATGTGGGGAGAAGTATTAACAGATCCGGTTTCATGGGGATTAATTGGATCGTTAGTCATTTTAGAAGGCTTATTATCAGCAGATAATGCACTTGTTTTAGCGGTAATGGTTAAACATTTGCCACCAGACAAACAGAAAAAAGCATTAACGTATGGATTATTTGGAGCTTATTTTTTCCGGTTCTTCTTTATTGGAATAGGCGTATATTTAATTCACTTTACATGGATTAAAGTAATAGGAGCTGCATACTTAGCTTGGATTGTGATTAAGCATTTCTGGATTGGTGATGGGGACGAGGATGCATCAGCAATGAAAAAGGATAGTTGGACAATAAGACTATTTGGAGTTTTCTGGGCAACTATTATTTCCGTCGAGTTAATGGATTTAGCATTCTCTGTAGACAGTATTCTAGCTTCCCTTGCAGTATCAAATGAAATCTGGATTCTCTTAATAGGTGGTATGCTTGGTATCTTGATGATGAGAACTGTCGCAAAATTATTCCTTGTTCTTATTGAAAAAGTACCGGAATTAGAGAATACAGCATTTGTATTAATCGGAATTATCGCGGCCAAAATGTTTGCAAGTATTTTCGGCTTTGAATTAGATCACTATGTATTTTTCGCGATTCTGATTGCTGCGTTTATTATCACCTTTATTATTCATTTTATTAATAAAAACAAAAAGATATCCGAAGAAATTGCTTCAACAAAAGAAGAATAATTTTTGTAACCTGTTCTGATTTAGGACAGGTTTTTTGATGCGGGCAAAGAGGAATTTACTTCGTATATTTATTAGCATAAGAAGAGGCAACAAAAGAATCCGGCTTTATTTTTGGTTCAATGCCAATTGACTCAATTCTTGATACCATTTCGTTTACAAAATCACGCGTTTTATTTCGTCGTCCGGCCCCAATATCAATATGTCCTTCAATGGAGAAAGTGGCTCCTTGATAAACAAATGGTAGAACGACATCTATTAACTGATTTTTCTTATCTTCTGTAAAAAGACTAACAACCTCTTCCGTCAGTGTCGTCTCGTAGGAAATTTTCTCATGAAGTCTTAAAACCTTCCTCGGTAAGATAACTTTTCT from Niallia sp. FSL W8-0635 carries:
- a CDS encoding SDR family NAD(P)-dependent oxidoreductase, which translates into the protein MLFKDKVVIVTGASNGIGRAIATAYLQEGANVVLADIDESQGYQVLEQLVLKEKALFIKTDVRNEAEIIEMVQTTKAKFGKIDILINNVGKGIFKSFFDLSIDEWDDVLNTNLRSVFLCSREVAKIMREQKNGGSIINMSSSRAYMSEPNTESYSASKGGIMAITHALANSLADARITVNSISPGWIETKDYENLREIDHEQHLSKRVGKPEDIARACLFLTNPQNNFITGTNLMVDGGMTVKMIYEE
- a CDS encoding TerC family protein, yielding MDVLHQILSTYASFFDWEMWGEVLTDPVSWGLIGSLVILEGLLSADNALVLAVMVKHLPPDKQKKALTYGLFGAYFFRFFFIGIGVYLIHFTWIKVIGAAYLAWIVIKHFWIGDGDEDASAMKKDSWTIRLFGVFWATIISVELMDLAFSVDSILASLAVSNEIWILLIGGMLGILMMRTVAKLFLVLIEKVPELENTAFVLIGIIAAKMFASIFGFELDHYVFFAILIAAFIITFIIHFINKNKKISEEIASTKEE
- a CDS encoding ribonuclease H-like YkuK family protein, yielding MEITFQNLQEKNMTFDIVFQRILSFMSRNPAGNYQLMIGTDSQVHAKHTTFITGIVIMNKGKGAWACIRKVILPRKVLRLHEKISYETTLTEEVVSLFTEDKKNQLIDVVLPFVYQGATFSIEGHIDIGAGRRNKTRDFVNEMVSRIESIGIEPKIKPDSFVASSYANKYTK